A region from the Drosophila ananassae strain 14024-0371.13 chromosome 2L, ASM1763931v2, whole genome shotgun sequence genome encodes:
- the LOC6499515 gene encoding uncharacterized protein LOC6499515, with protein MERTEEQRPVQMQLEMARVTADAGQPAGNFEDLMTLTNNSERLIDSVNSNLDALNGALDRLEERTERVLLELRRIIDSEAQEHHEGCGDHNRSP; from the coding sequence ATGGAACGCACCGAGGAGCAGAGGCCAGTGCAGATGCAGTTGGAGATGGCTCGGGTCACAGCGGATGCAGGTCAACCGGCTGGCAACTTCGAGGATTTAATGACGCTGACCAACAACTCGGAGCGTCTGATAGACAGTGTCAACTCCAATTTGGATGCCCTCAATGGGGCCTTGGATCGGCTGGAAGAGCGCACGGAACGAGTGCTCCTGGAGCTACGGCGGATAATCGATTCGGAGGCCCAGGAGCACCATGAGGGATGCGGAGATCATAATCGCAGTCCGTAG
- the LOC6501050 gene encoding estradiol 17-beta-dehydrogenase 11, which yields MSEAVRDALVKLQAQLALIGLVALTPLLVLVAILRKLFSKIFCCQSPKSVVGEVAVVTGGGHGLGRAISLELAKKGCNVAVVDINLSGAEATVKQIQETHKVRAKAYKGNVTSYEEIVELNTQVVRDLGPVTVLVNNAGVLLLRKPLDPDPSDVQLMMDVNLTSHFWTKAVFLPKMKELRRGFIVTIASLAAVFPLAYNSAYTSSKAGVMAHMRALRLELALEKQKNIKVTTVFPTFLRTNDEVKELSTNMGVQTFYPLLSGEEVARRVVSGMLRGELEIHLPALTVIMYRLLLVLPVDWQDFIVRIIGCRLFNSFREIQC from the exons ATGTCGGAAGCGGTACGAGATGCTCTGGTGAAGCTGCAAGCTCAGCTCGCTTTAATTGGCCTAGTGGCTCTCACGCCACTGCTCGTTTTGGTTGCTATTTTGCGAAAGCTCTTCTCCAAAATCTTCTGCTGCCAATCGCCGAAGAGTGTCGTGGGAGAAGTGGCCGTG GTTACAGGTGGTGGTCATGGTCTGGGAAGAGCTATTTCCCTGGAGCTGGCCAAGAAGGGGTGCAACGTAGCTGTAGTAGACATAAATCTGTCCGGAGCCGAGGCCACAGTAAAGCAGATCCAGGAAACCCATAAAGTCCGCGCCAAGGCCTACAAG ggAAATGTCACTTCTTATGAAGAAATTGTTGAGCTAAACACTCAAGTGGTTCGCGATCTGGGACCGGTTACGGTACTAGTTAATAATGCAGGTGTATTGCTGCTGCGTAAACCATTGGACCCTGACCCCTCAGATGTCCAGCTGATGATGGATGTAAATCTTACGTCGCATTTTTGG ACCAAAGCTGTTTTCCTGCCAAAAATGAAGGAGCTACGACGGGGCTTCATAGTAACTATTGCATCATTAGCAG CCGTTTTCCCATTGGCCTATAATTCCGCATACACATCCAGCAAGGCTGGAGTTATGGCTCATATGAGGGCGCTACGCTTGGAATTGGCACTGGAGAAACAAAAGAACATCAAGGTGACTACCGTGTTTCCCACATTTCTGCGCACCAATGACGAGGTTAAGGAGCTGAGCACAAATATGGGAGTGCAAACTTTTTATCCTTTGCTCAGCGGTGAGGAGGTAGCTCGACGGGTTGTCTCCGGGATGCTGCGGGGCGAGCTGGAGATTCATCTGCCGGCGCTGACCGTTATCATGTATAGATTGCTGTTGGTCCTGCCCGTTGATTGGCAGGATTTTATAGTTCGGATTATTGGGTGTCGTTTGTTTAATTCTTTCCGCGAGATACAATGTTga